DNA sequence from the Desulfovibrio sp. ZJ209 genome:
CCTCCTGCGGCCGCCCTTCCGCAAGCGGCACCCCGTGCTCTTCTGGGGGCTCGTGGTGCTTTCTCTGGTGGCTGCCGGCGCCGTGGGGCGCCTTGCCGCGCCGCCGGCCCCGGGCGAACGCCTCGCGCTCGTCTCCGTGCGCGGGCCCATCCTCGACCCGGTCCCCACCCTCGCCTGGGTGCGCCAGCTGGAGCAGGACGAGCGGGTAAAGGGCGTGCTCCTGCGCGTCGACTCCCCCGGCGGGGGCGCCGCGGCCTCGCAGGAAATCTACGCCGCGCTGGAGCGCCTCTCGCGCAAGGTCCCCATTGTGGTGAGCATGGGCGCCACCGCGGCCTCGGGCGCCCTCATGGTCAGCATGGCCGGGGCCCGCATCTACGCCAACCCTTCCACGGTGACGGGCTCCATCGGCGTGCGCATGGACATCCCCCAGTTGCAGGGCCTCATGGACAAGGTGGGCGTGGGGCAGGAAACACTGGTGACCGCGCCCTACAAGGACGCGGCCTCATACCTGCACCCCCTCACGCCCAAGGACCGCGCCTATCTCGAGCATGTGCTCATGGACATGCACGAGCAGTTCGTGGCCATCGTGGCCAAGGGGCGGCACATGGAGCGCGAA
Encoded proteins:
- the sppA gene encoding signal peptide peptidase SppA; translated protein: MADTTSQDSVPAPGAPASGAPGGSPAFTLEAAAKRADSGCGACPLGRIPASVWRALLRPPFRKRHPVLFWGLVVLSLVAAGAVGRLAAPPAPGERLALVSVRGPILDPVPTLAWVRQLEQDERVKGVLLRVDSPGGGAAASQEIYAALERLSRKVPIVVSMGATAASGALMVSMAGARIYANPSTVTGSIGVRMDIPQLQGLMDKVGVGQETLVTAPYKDAASYLHPLTPKDRAYLEHVLMDMHEQFVAIVAKGRHMEREQAVKLADGKIFTGQEAKTLGLVDVMGGQDAALDWLAEKTGVPATRPLLRKQDKAPASLLKRLLGAAAEAMGLSGALELAGAAQLVERGLGPAFLYQM